From one Catenuloplanes nepalensis genomic stretch:
- a CDS encoding VWA domain-containing protein: protein MDSHGVVARRRRPGLTVLRILLVLLLCLAVVAGTVGVLWQQGMLSVAGRCMSSSTVTVVASPAVEPALNQAVAKWNATRPTVDGACLTARTVVQESGQAAAAVGPGWDPARDGDKPDVWVPDASVWLSVAGSRPEAAALLSSEGTSIATSPAVLALRKPMAGALGWPQKQLGRQDVIGALSQPDVWAKAGHPEYANARVGLTDPATSTAGLASVLSILDPTGTGELGEQQLIAGLQVSRVVGGFAPDASVFFAAQTTAAAVDPNSVVAAFPALEKEVAEFNAANPGGEMAPVYDPQQTFVADFPFVPITADWVSERDRAAIAEIREYLTGAEARAILARHYLRAPDGSVADTAVLPSDGGYPAAPPPARAAITPERLSQVMAAWADLQRKVNLLVVLDTSGSMTEPVPGTQLNRLALLQQTAGTGFNLLPHTMSIGLWEFSGRGTEPHRELVPFGPYPAMAGAVPRAQALTESVAKLRAEGDTPLYDTVYDAFKTMQKQWEAGSTNSVVIITDGANEVANGLTLAQLTEKLGKEQIKEKPVQVVTIAVGPDADAESLEKVAAAAGGRNLVLREPGSAIETLVLAFTGRLQ from the coding sequence ATGGATTCACACGGCGTGGTCGCCCGTCGCCGCCGGCCGGGCCTGACCGTGCTTCGCATACTTCTCGTGCTCCTGCTCTGCCTGGCCGTGGTGGCCGGCACGGTCGGCGTGCTGTGGCAGCAGGGCATGCTGTCGGTGGCGGGCAGGTGCATGTCCTCGTCGACGGTCACCGTCGTCGCCTCGCCGGCCGTGGAGCCGGCGCTCAACCAGGCGGTCGCGAAGTGGAACGCGACGCGTCCCACGGTCGACGGCGCGTGCCTGACCGCGCGCACCGTCGTGCAGGAGTCCGGCCAGGCCGCGGCCGCGGTCGGGCCCGGCTGGGATCCGGCCCGGGACGGCGACAAGCCAGACGTGTGGGTGCCGGACGCAAGCGTCTGGCTGAGCGTGGCCGGTTCCCGCCCGGAGGCGGCCGCGCTGCTGAGCTCCGAGGGCACCAGCATCGCCACCTCCCCGGCCGTGCTGGCGCTGCGCAAGCCGATGGCCGGTGCGCTCGGCTGGCCGCAGAAGCAGCTGGGCCGGCAGGACGTGATCGGCGCGCTGTCCCAGCCGGACGTGTGGGCCAAGGCCGGGCACCCGGAGTACGCGAACGCGCGCGTCGGGCTGACCGACCCGGCGACGTCGACGGCCGGGCTCGCGTCCGTGCTGTCCATCCTGGACCCGACCGGCACCGGTGAGCTGGGCGAGCAGCAGCTGATCGCGGGCCTGCAGGTGAGCCGCGTGGTCGGCGGGTTCGCGCCGGACGCGAGCGTGTTCTTCGCGGCGCAGACCACCGCGGCCGCGGTCGACCCGAACTCGGTGGTGGCCGCGTTCCCGGCGCTGGAGAAGGAGGTCGCGGAGTTCAACGCGGCGAACCCGGGCGGCGAGATGGCCCCGGTCTACGACCCGCAGCAGACGTTCGTGGCCGACTTCCCGTTCGTGCCGATCACCGCGGACTGGGTGTCCGAGCGGGACCGGGCCGCGATCGCGGAGATCCGGGAGTACCTGACCGGGGCGGAGGCGCGCGCGATCCTGGCCCGGCACTACCTGCGGGCGCCGGACGGCTCGGTGGCGGACACCGCGGTGCTGCCGTCCGACGGCGGCTACCCGGCCGCGCCGCCGCCCGCCCGGGCCGCGATCACGCCGGAGCGGCTCAGCCAGGTGATGGCCGCCTGGGCGGACCTGCAGCGAAAGGTGAACCTGCTGGTGGTGCTGGACACGTCCGGGTCGATGACCGAGCCGGTGCCGGGCACCCAGCTGAACCGGCTGGCGCTGTTGCAGCAGACCGCGGGCACCGGCTTCAACCTGCTGCCGCACACGATGAGCATCGGGCTGTGGGAGTTCTCCGGGCGGGGTACCGAGCCGCACCGGGAGTTGGTGCCGTTCGGGCCGTACCCGGCGATGGCCGGTGCGGTGCCGCGTGCGCAGGCGCTGACCGAGTCGGTCGCCAAGCTCCGGGCCGAGGGCGACACGCCGCTGTACGACACGGTCTACGACGCGTTCAAGACCATGCAGAAGCAGTGGGAGGCCGGCAGCACGAACTCGGTCGTGATCATCACGGACGGCGCGAACGAGGTCGCGAACGGCCTGACGCTTGCGCAGCTGACCGAGAAGCTGGGCAAGGAGCAGATCAAGGAGAAGCCGGTCCAGGTCGTCACGATCGCGGTCGGCCCGGACGCGGACGCGGAGTCGCTGGAGAAGGTCGCGGCCGCGGCCGGCGGGCGGAACCTGGTGCTGCGCGAGCCCGGCTCCGCGATCGAGACGCTGGTCCTGGCCTTCACCGGCCGGCTGCAGTAG
- a CDS encoding carboxymuconolactone decarboxylase family protein, whose protein sequence is MPRLATVDPATAEAPARTLLGKVERALGSTPNMMRAMAGSPAVLDAYLQFSGALSKGRLPARVQEQIALVAAVENDCGYCLAAHTVLGARAGVSEDDLVAGRSGRASEPKVEAALTFAKAVIASKGFVTDADLDAVREAGYTDGEIGEIVAAVALNTFTNYFNSVGQTELDFPPVPGVTINH, encoded by the coding sequence ATGCCTCGTCTCGCCACCGTCGACCCCGCCACCGCCGAAGCCCCGGCCCGCACGCTGCTCGGCAAGGTCGAACGCGCGCTCGGCAGCACGCCGAACATGATGCGTGCGATGGCCGGCTCGCCCGCCGTGCTCGACGCGTACCTGCAGTTCAGCGGCGCGCTCTCGAAGGGCCGGCTGCCGGCCCGGGTGCAGGAGCAGATCGCGCTGGTCGCCGCGGTCGAGAACGACTGCGGCTACTGCCTGGCCGCGCACACCGTGCTCGGCGCGCGCGCCGGCGTCAGCGAGGACGACCTGGTCGCGGGCCGCAGCGGCCGGGCCTCCGAGCCCAAGGTGGAGGCCGCGCTGACGTTCGCCAAGGCCGTCATCGCCAGCAAGGGCTTCGTCACCGACGCCGACCTCGACGCGGTCCGCGAGGCCGGCTACACCGACGGCGAGATCGGCGAGATCGTCGCCGCGGTCGCGCTCAACACCTTCACCAACTACTTCAACTCGGTCGGCCAGACCGAGCTGGACTTCCCGCCGGTCCCCGGCGTCACGATCAACCACTGA
- a CDS encoding MarR family winged helix-turn-helix transcriptional regulator, with amino-acid sequence MEDVPGPPPAAQLLIGLARLGQAVRMEAWRNAGPLNLTPLQADILTLLHGSRSPLRQGDLVAALASTAPTVSDAVKALRRKELLEAVRDPGDARVLRLSLTGAGRAEADRLTEVSETLGGAVAALPEEDFAALLRGTAELMRELQDRRAIPVSRMCLTCRFFVPDAHPAESGKPHHCNFVDAPFGDAELRVSCPDHEPRR; translated from the coding sequence ATGGAGGACGTTCCGGGCCCACCGCCGGCCGCGCAGCTGCTGATCGGGCTGGCCCGGCTCGGGCAGGCGGTGCGGATGGAGGCGTGGCGCAACGCGGGCCCGCTCAACCTGACGCCGTTGCAGGCCGACATCCTGACGCTGCTGCACGGCAGCCGCAGCCCGCTGCGCCAGGGTGATCTGGTCGCCGCGCTCGCCTCGACCGCGCCCACGGTGTCGGACGCGGTGAAGGCGCTGCGCCGCAAGGAGCTGCTGGAGGCGGTGCGTGATCCGGGCGACGCACGGGTGCTGCGGCTCAGCCTGACCGGTGCGGGTCGTGCCGAGGCGGACAGGCTGACCGAGGTGTCCGAGACGCTCGGCGGTGCCGTGGCGGCGCTGCCCGAGGAGGACTTCGCGGCGCTGCTGCGCGGCACCGCCGAGCTGATGCGGGAGCTGCAGGACCGGAGGGCGATCCCGGTCTCACGGATGTGCCTGACCTGCCGGTTCTTCGTGCCGGACGCGCATCCCGCGGAGTCCGGCAAGCCGCATCACTGCAACTTCGTGGACGCGCCGTTCGGCGACGCCGAGCTGCGCGTCTCCTGCCCGGACCACGAGCCCCGCCGGTAG
- a CDS encoding YybH family protein, whose protein sequence is MDEQTVATLQREWIFGWDRIEGAPPRDFHEVFGRYYDFGADVLLFDEADPQRRTFRTVQDYADAFWPTFQALRSAAHAIEAEPEVLVSGDLAAGRMIFIAVLTTADGETTHLRCHNSLVWRRRPDRDWHIVRDQTAVAPIPAEEAMSHFG, encoded by the coding sequence ATGGACGAGCAGACCGTGGCCACGCTGCAACGAGAGTGGATCTTCGGCTGGGACCGGATCGAGGGTGCACCGCCGCGCGACTTCCACGAGGTCTTCGGCCGCTACTACGACTTCGGCGCCGACGTGCTGCTCTTCGACGAGGCCGACCCGCAGCGGCGCACGTTCCGCACGGTCCAGGACTACGCGGACGCGTTCTGGCCGACGTTCCAGGCGCTGCGCTCCGCGGCCCACGCGATCGAGGCGGAGCCGGAGGTACTGGTCTCCGGCGACCTCGCGGCCGGCCGCATGATCTTCATCGCGGTGCTGACCACCGCCGACGGCGAGACCACCCATCTGCGCTGCCACAACTCCCTCGTCTGGCGGCGCAGGCCGGACCGCGACTGGCACATCGTCCGCGACCAGACCGCGGTGGCACCGATCCCCGCCGAGGAGGCGATGAGCCACTTCGGCTGA
- a CDS encoding MarP family serine protease: MLMTDVVLLLLVLLFAASGYRQGFVVGTMSFAGFFSGALLGLQIGPPMASLLADPGLRVLVSLATVFLAAIGGQMLAGWFATRVRYSIVNPAGQRADEIGGAVVSVLAVLLVSWLVAVPLASSSIPWLARSIQGSYVLGAVDRVMPAGAEVLSQGLRQTLNTRGFPEVFGGLDDTRAPQVAAPDPALGRAPAVERARQSVVKVLGVAGGCERRLEGSGFVYANERVMTNAHVVAGTDTVMVEAGTSTLAGRVTVYDPDRDLAVIYVPGLGAPPMRWSRETGEQGENAIVLGFPLDGPYNAQPARIRQMQQQRGPDLYLSGEVTREIYTIRALVRSGNSGGPLIDARGDVLGVIFAASARDPETGFALTAAEAAPVARTGLDAVRATGTGECAGT; the protein is encoded by the coding sequence GTGCTCATGACCGATGTCGTTCTCCTGCTGCTGGTGCTGCTGTTCGCGGCGAGTGGTTACCGGCAGGGCTTCGTGGTGGGGACGATGTCCTTCGCCGGCTTCTTCAGCGGTGCCCTGCTCGGGCTGCAGATCGGCCCACCGATGGCGAGCCTGCTGGCGGACCCGGGCCTGCGGGTGCTGGTCTCGCTGGCCACGGTCTTCCTGGCCGCGATCGGGGGGCAGATGCTGGCCGGGTGGTTCGCCACCCGGGTGCGGTACAGCATCGTCAACCCGGCCGGGCAGCGGGCCGACGAGATCGGCGGCGCGGTCGTCTCGGTCCTCGCGGTGCTGCTGGTCTCGTGGCTGGTCGCGGTGCCGCTGGCGTCGTCCTCCATACCGTGGCTGGCCCGGTCCATCCAGGGCAGTTACGTGCTCGGCGCGGTCGACCGGGTGATGCCGGCCGGTGCCGAGGTGCTCTCCCAGGGCCTGCGGCAGACGCTGAACACGCGCGGTTTCCCCGAGGTGTTCGGCGGCCTGGACGACACGCGAGCGCCCCAGGTCGCGGCGCCGGACCCGGCGCTCGGGCGGGCACCGGCGGTGGAGCGGGCCCGGCAGTCCGTGGTCAAGGTGCTGGGCGTCGCGGGCGGCTGCGAGCGGCGGCTGGAGGGCTCCGGCTTCGTCTACGCGAACGAGCGCGTGATGACGAACGCGCACGTGGTGGCCGGCACCGACACGGTCATGGTGGAGGCCGGCACGTCGACGCTGGCCGGCCGGGTGACCGTCTACGACCCGGACCGGGACCTGGCCGTGATCTACGTGCCCGGACTCGGGGCGCCGCCGATGCGCTGGTCGCGGGAGACCGGTGAGCAGGGCGAGAATGCGATCGTGCTCGGCTTCCCGCTCGACGGGCCCTACAACGCGCAGCCGGCCCGGATCCGCCAGATGCAGCAGCAGCGCGGACCGGACCTCTACCTGTCCGGCGAGGTCACCCGGGAGATCTACACGATCCGGGCGCTGGTCCGCAGCGGCAACTCCGGCGGCCCGCTGATCGACGCGCGCGGCGACGTGCTCGGCGTGATCTTCGCGGCCTCGGCCCGGGACCCGGAGACCGGCTTCGCGCTCACCGCGGCGGAGGCCGCACCGGTGGCCCGGACCGGCCTGGACGCGGTCCGCGCCACCGGCACCGGCGAGTGCGCCGGCACCTGA
- a CDS encoding LCP family protein: MTINGREVPRWARITLIAVLVAAVLGIGSVAVARGMVNGSVPQTELLQGEAAAANSETGNSIDGPVNLLLAGLDAREEGSPGQTGSVLADTIIILHVPATHDRAFLISIPRDWRVDIPAYSKTGFTGSTEKINSAFGYGYQGDGSEVEKRARGMELLSTTLHEETGIRFNGAAIIDFGGFGSVVHALGGVDMCVDERAESIHLGRDANGKLVQGWYSEAYGMQLPPGATPLVHEEGCRRMNATEALDYVRIRKSLSDGDYGRQRHQQQLIKAIVDEATTSGVLTDLGKLNALVKAAGDTFLLDTGGIPLADYVFTFKNLRSGDLTLIKTNAGEVRTVQIDGVAYEELDERSLSMLAAAKTGDLDAFLADHPEFVAEQGAPAAPASGAPAPSMPASRVPE; encoded by the coding sequence GTGACGATCAACGGCCGCGAGGTTCCACGGTGGGCACGGATCACACTGATCGCCGTGCTGGTGGCGGCCGTGCTGGGCATCGGCTCGGTCGCGGTGGCGCGCGGGATGGTCAACGGCTCGGTGCCGCAGACCGAGCTGCTTCAGGGCGAGGCCGCGGCCGCGAACAGCGAGACCGGCAACAGCATCGACGGGCCGGTGAACCTGCTGCTCGCCGGGCTGGACGCGCGCGAGGAGGGCTCGCCCGGCCAGACCGGCAGCGTGCTCGCCGACACGATCATCATCCTGCACGTGCCGGCCACGCACGACCGCGCGTTCCTGATCTCGATACCGCGGGACTGGCGGGTGGACATCCCGGCCTATTCCAAGACCGGCTTCACCGGCTCGACCGAGAAGATCAATTCCGCTTTCGGGTACGGATATCAGGGCGACGGCTCCGAGGTGGAGAAGCGGGCGCGCGGCATGGAGCTGCTCTCCACCACGCTGCACGAGGAGACCGGCATCCGCTTCAACGGCGCCGCGATCATCGACTTCGGCGGGTTCGGCAGCGTGGTGCACGCGCTCGGCGGCGTGGACATGTGCGTCGACGAGCGGGCCGAGTCGATCCACCTGGGCAGGGACGCGAACGGCAAGCTGGTCCAGGGGTGGTACTCCGAGGCGTACGGCATGCAGCTGCCGCCGGGCGCGACGCCGCTGGTCCACGAGGAGGGCTGCCGCCGGATGAACGCGACCGAGGCGCTCGACTACGTCCGGATCCGCAAGAGCCTCAGCGACGGCGACTACGGCCGGCAGCGCCACCAGCAGCAGCTGATCAAGGCGATCGTGGACGAGGCCACCACGAGCGGCGTGCTGACCGATCTCGGCAAACTGAACGCGCTGGTCAAGGCGGCCGGCGACACGTTCCTGCTGGACACCGGCGGCATCCCGCTGGCCGACTACGTCTTCACGTTCAAGAACCTGCGCTCCGGCGACCTCACTCTGATCAAGACGAACGCCGGCGAGGTCCGGACCGTGCAGATCGACGGCGTCGCCTACGAGGAGCTGGACGAGCGCTCGCTGTCCATGCTGGCCGCCGCGAAGACCGGCGACCTTGACGCGTTCCTCGCCGACCACCCCGAGTTCGTCGCCGAGCAGGGCGCCCCGGCCGCGCCCGCGTCCGGTGCGCCCGCTCCGAGTATGCCCGCTTCGCGCGTGCCGGAGTAG
- a CDS encoding primosomal protein N': protein MDVPLPHLDRAFDYLVPAELAETAQPGTRVRVRFAGQLVDGWLLERVAESAHEGKLGFLDKLVSPERVLSDEVSHLVRAIADRYAGSLADVLRLAVPSRHARAEQEPQAKTRTPDPEITRGVRGEDAPATVTATDVVAVTTAPGAAPGAAAPERTATTAPPESTAAPERAAITTASEDAAALERAAITTVPESTAVTAVPESTAVPGRTATVEAADPATETAAAEQPTLAEPPTVAEPPAGAEPPAADEHAAATGVVLRAAQDGWSAYPHGAGFLQALAERRAPRAVWSAIPGEDWPRRITEAAAVTVAAGQGVVAVVPDARDLDRLDAALTETLGPGRHAALAASLGPAKRYRAFLAGLRGDVPVVIGTRAATFAPVHDLGLVVIWDDGDDSHAEPRAPYPHAREVLLTRAQLAGAAVLAGGFTRTAEAQQLVETGWAHELTGSRDAIRARAPHVAPIGDDPQLARDPAAATARLPSLAWQAAREALRAGAPVLVQVPRRGYLPSVACVTCREPARCAHCQGPLELRSSQAVPGCRWCGRVAAGWTCPECGGHRLRASIVGARRTAEELGRAFPGAPVRTSGRDEVLLRVPAEPAVVVCTPGAEPVADGGYGAVLLLDTWALLTRADLRAAEEALRRWLTAAALARPQRAGGRVVVVADGGIPAVQALLRWDPAWYASRELAERRELGFPPASRMASLTGPPDAVADLLDTARLPDDAELLGPVPAGNDSERMLVRVRRGAAGALAKALHEAASVRSARKAPHPVRIQIDPHDLF from the coding sequence GTGGACGTGCCGCTCCCCCACCTGGACCGCGCGTTCGACTACCTGGTGCCGGCCGAGCTGGCCGAGACCGCCCAGCCGGGCACCCGGGTGCGGGTGCGGTTCGCCGGTCAGCTGGTCGACGGCTGGCTGCTGGAGCGGGTGGCAGAGTCGGCGCACGAGGGCAAGCTCGGCTTCCTCGACAAGCTGGTCTCCCCCGAGCGGGTGCTCAGCGACGAGGTGTCCCACCTGGTCAGGGCGATCGCCGACCGTTACGCGGGCAGCCTCGCCGACGTCCTCCGCCTCGCCGTCCCGTCCCGCCACGCCCGCGCCGAGCAGGAACCCCAGGCCAAGACCAGAACACCGGACCCCGAAATCACCCGGGGGGTACGCGGAGAGGACGCCCCCGCCACGGTCACGGCGACGGACGTGGTGGCGGTCACCACAGCGCCGGGAGCCGCTCCGGGTGCTGCGGCGCCGGAGAGGACCGCGACCACCGCGCCGCCCGAGAGCACTGCGGCGCCGGAGAGGGCTGCGATCACCACAGCGTCCGAGGATGCGGCGGCGCTGGAGAGGGCTGCGATCACCACGGTGCCCGAGAGCACTGCGGTTACTGCGGTGCCCGAGAGCACTGCGGTGCCCGGGAGGACCGCGACCGTAGAAGCGGCGGATCCGGCAACCGAGACGGCCGCGGCTGAGCAGCCGACCCTCGCAGAACCGCCCACTGTGGCAGAACCGCCGGCAGGGGCAGAACCGCCCGCAGCGGATGAACATGCGGCGGCGACCGGCGTGGTGCTGCGGGCGGCGCAGGACGGCTGGTCGGCGTACCCGCATGGTGCCGGTTTTCTGCAGGCGCTCGCGGAGCGGCGTGCGCCGCGGGCCGTGTGGTCGGCGATTCCCGGTGAGGACTGGCCGCGCCGGATCACCGAGGCCGCGGCCGTGACCGTCGCCGCCGGTCAGGGCGTGGTCGCGGTGGTGCCGGACGCGCGCGACCTGGACCGGCTGGACGCGGCGCTGACCGAGACGCTCGGCCCCGGCCGGCACGCCGCACTGGCCGCGTCGCTCGGCCCGGCGAAGCGCTACCGGGCGTTCCTGGCCGGGCTGCGCGGCGACGTGCCGGTGGTGATCGGCACCCGGGCCGCCACGTTCGCACCCGTGCACGACCTGGGCCTGGTGGTGATCTGGGACGACGGCGACGACTCGCACGCGGAGCCGCGCGCGCCCTACCCGCACGCGCGCGAGGTGCTGCTCACCCGCGCGCAGCTGGCCGGCGCGGCCGTGCTGGCCGGCGGCTTCACCCGGACCGCGGAGGCGCAGCAGCTGGTCGAGACCGGCTGGGCACACGAGCTGACCGGCAGCCGGGACGCGATCCGGGCGCGCGCGCCGCACGTGGCACCGATCGGCGACGACCCGCAGCTGGCCCGGGACCCGGCCGCCGCCACCGCCCGGCTGCCCAGCCTGGCCTGGCAGGCGGCCCGGGAGGCGCTGCGCGCGGGCGCGCCGGTGCTGGTGCAGGTGCCGCGGCGCGGTTACCTGCCGTCCGTGGCGTGCGTGACCTGCCGCGAGCCGGCCCGCTGCGCGCACTGCCAGGGCCCGCTGGAGCTGCGCTCGTCACAGGCGGTGCCGGGCTGCCGCTGGTGCGGCCGGGTCGCGGCCGGCTGGACCTGCCCGGAGTGCGGCGGCCACCGGCTGCGCGCCTCGATCGTCGGTGCCCGCCGCACCGCCGAGGAGCTGGGCCGCGCGTTCCCCGGCGCGCCGGTGCGCACGTCCGGCCGCGACGAGGTGCTGCTCCGGGTGCCCGCCGAGCCCGCCGTGGTGGTCTGCACGCCCGGTGCCGAACCGGTCGCGGACGGCGGTTACGGCGCCGTGCTGCTGCTGGACACCTGGGCGCTGCTCACCCGTGCCGACCTGCGCGCGGCCGAGGAAGCGCTGCGTCGCTGGCTGACCGCGGCCGCGCTGGCCCGCCCACAGCGCGCCGGCGGCCGCGTGGTCGTCGTGGCGGACGGCGGCATCCCGGCCGTGCAGGCGCTGCTGCGCTGGGACCCCGCGTGGTACGCGTCCCGTGAGCTGGCCGAACGCCGCGAGCTGGGCTTCCCGCCCGCCTCCCGGATGGCCAGCCTGACCGGCCCGCCCGACGCGGTCGCCGACCTCCTCGACACAGCCCGCCTCCCGGACGACGCCGAGCTGCTCGGCCCGGTCCCGGCCGGCAACGACTCCGAACGCATGCTGGTCCGCGTCCGCCGCGGCGCCGCCGGCGCACTGGCCAAGGCCCTGCACGAGGCCGCCAGCGTCCGCAGCGCCCGCAAGGCCCCACACCCGGTCCGCATCCAGATCGACCCCCACGACTTGTTCTGA
- a CDS encoding ATP-binding protein — protein MARSDLIVRHAQTLIDDALADTRVVLVNGARQSGKSTLVKVVAGARTAQRRDLDMPQDREAAAADPVGFVEFPGLIVIDEIQRVPELLLAIKASVDADPSPGRFLLSGSARVLALRGLPDALPGRMETVELWPFSQGEIDGTPDRFVDAIFALGPELRHESGLSRADYAARIVRGGMPEAVARTDPRRRSRFLDSYVQTLIDRDVQQLADLERVPQMRRLVGLLAARSATIVRALENDLELSRPTIHRYMQLLDEVFLIKQIPGWSRNLGRRATQAPKMVFVDSGIAAQQLAMDAHTLLRPGAPFGPLLEGFVLSELARQLTWSDQLAELSHYRDQDRVEVDAVLENRRGQVVGIEVKAASTVRADDFRGLRRLEERLGDDFVAGIVLYTGTSTLPFGPRLRAMPVSALWQVGAPRA, from the coding sequence ATGGCCAGGTCTGATCTGATTGTGCGACACGCGCAGACGCTCATCGACGACGCACTTGCGGACACTCGCGTGGTGCTGGTCAACGGCGCTCGCCAGTCGGGGAAGAGCACACTGGTCAAGGTGGTCGCCGGGGCCCGTACCGCACAGCGCCGCGACCTCGACATGCCGCAGGATCGGGAGGCGGCGGCAGCCGACCCGGTGGGTTTCGTGGAGTTCCCCGGCCTGATCGTCATCGACGAGATCCAGCGCGTGCCGGAGCTGCTGCTGGCGATCAAGGCCTCCGTCGACGCCGATCCGTCCCCCGGCCGCTTCCTGCTCAGCGGCTCGGCCCGGGTGCTCGCGCTGCGCGGCCTGCCGGACGCGCTGCCCGGCCGGATGGAAACGGTGGAGCTGTGGCCGTTCTCCCAGGGCGAGATCGACGGCACGCCGGACCGGTTCGTCGACGCGATCTTCGCGCTCGGCCCGGAGCTGCGGCACGAGTCGGGCCTCAGCCGCGCGGACTACGCGGCCCGCATCGTCCGCGGCGGCATGCCGGAGGCCGTCGCCCGCACCGATCCCCGGCGCCGCAGCCGTTTCCTGGACAGCTACGTTCAGACGCTGATCGACCGCGACGTGCAGCAGCTGGCCGACCTCGAGCGGGTCCCGCAGATGCGGCGACTGGTCGGGCTGCTCGCCGCACGGTCCGCGACGATCGTCCGCGCCCTGGAGAACGACCTGGAGCTGAGCCGCCCGACGATCCACCGGTACATGCAGCTGCTCGACGAGGTCTTCCTGATCAAGCAGATCCCCGGCTGGTCCCGCAACCTCGGCCGGCGGGCCACCCAGGCCCCGAAGATGGTCTTCGTGGACTCCGGGATCGCGGCACAGCAGCTCGCGATGGACGCGCACACGCTGCTGCGGCCGGGCGCGCCGTTCGGCCCGCTGCTGGAGGGGTTCGTCCTCTCCGAGCTGGCCCGGCAGCTGACCTGGTCGGATCAGCTCGCCGAGTTGTCCCACTACCGCGACCAGGACAGGGTGGAGGTCGACGCCGTGCTGGAGAACCGGCGCGGCCAGGTGGTCGGCATCGAGGTGAAGGCCGCCTCGACGGTCCGGGCCGACGACTTCCGCGGGCTACGGCGCCTCGAGGAGCGACTCGGCGACGACTTCGTGGCCGGGATCGTGCTCTACACCGGAACCTCCACGCTGCCGTTCGGACCGCGCCTGCGGGCGATGCCGGTCAGCGCGCTCTGGCAGGTCGGCGCGCCGCGGGCGTGA